AGAAGGCGCTGACCGCCGAGCAGCGCGCGCTGCTGCAGGCGTACGCCGACGGCGTGAACGCGTGGATCGAGAGCCACCCCGGGCCGCTGCCGCCCGAGTTCCTGGCGCTCGGCTTCCGCCCCGAGCCGTGGACCGTCCGCAACTCCATGTCCATCGCCAAGATCATGGCGTGGGACCTGGCCGACTGGAACCTGGGGCTCGACGTGCAGCGCGCCGTCGACGCCGTGGGCCCCGGGCTGGCGCGCGACGTCTACCCGCGCTACCCCGACTGGGGCGTCACCATCCTGGGCGCCGACGCCGAGTGGGAAGGCAGGGGCGGCGCGCGCGGCGCCCCGGCCATGCCCCCGCTCGAGGTGCAGCCCGACACCACCGCCGCCGGGCGGATCGCGGGCGCCCCGCTCCCGCGCATCCCCGCGCTCGCCGCGCGGCTCCTGGAGGGCGCGTCGATCTCGCGCGCGTCCAACTCGTGGGTGATCGGCGGCGGCCGCACGAAGTCGGGCAAGCCGATCCTGGCCAACGACATGCACCTGGCGCTCCGGGCGCCCTCCATCTGGTACCTGGGCGCCATCCACGGCGGCGGGATCGACATGGCGGGAATGATGCTCCCCGGCGTCCCCGTCGTGGTCGCCGGCCACGGCAGGCGGCTGGCGTGGGGCTACACCAACGCCATGGTCGACGACGTCGACTTCTTCGTGGAGCAGGTCGACTCCGCCAACCCGCGCCGCTACCGCACCCCCGAGGGGTGGGCGGACTTCGTCGTCCGGCCGGACACGATCCGCGTGAAGGGCGGCGACCCCGTGGTGCACCCGGTGCGCTGGACGCGCCACGGCCCCGTGCTCACCGACGTGGACGACCGGGCGGGCGCGCGGGTGATGGCGATGGCGTGGACGGCGCACACCCCCTCCAGCGAGGTGGTGGCGCTCCTGGCGATGAACCGCGCGCAGGGCGCCGAGGAGTTCCTGCGCGCCATCCGCGGCTTCGACAACCCGCACCAGAACATCGTCTACGCCGACGCCGACGGGAACTTCGGCTACTGGATGGCCGGGCGCGTCCCCGTGCGCCGCTCCGGCGACGGCATCCTCCCCGCGCGCGGGTGGACCGGCGAGGGCGACTGGACGGGGTGGCTCTCCTTCGACCAGCACCCGCACGTGCGGAACCCCGCCGACGGCTTCGTGGTGACCGCCAACAACCGGCAGGTGGGGCCCGACTACCCGTACCGCATCACCAGCAACTGGGCCGAGCCGTACCGGGCCATGCGCATCCGCGAGCTGGTCTCCGCCGGGCGCGGCCTCACCGCGGCCGACGTGGCGCGCCAGCAGATGGACGTGCGCGACGCCTTCGCCCTGCGCTACAGGGCCCACGCGGTGCGCGCGGCGCGGATGGCGGGAGATTCGGCCACCGCGCGGATGCTCCTGGCCTGGAACGGCGAGGCGCGCGCCGACTCGCGCGAGGCGGCGGTCTTCTACGCCTGGTTCGAGGCGCTCAGGACGAAGGTGGGCGACGACGAGTGGCGGGGGAAGGACGTCTACTTCCCCCGCACGGCGCTGGAGGCGGTGCTGGACCGCGGCGGCGGCGCCTGGGTGGACGACGTCGCCACGCCGAAGGTGGAGACGCTCGACGAGCTGTCCGCGGCGGCGCTGCGCGAGGCGGTGCAGGCGGTGGGGGGGAAGACGTGGGGCGAGCTCCACCCCACGCGCATCGAGCACCCGCTGGGCGTGGTGCGGGTGTTCGACCGGGCGCTCCGGCTCAACATCGGCCCCTTCCCGAACGGCGGCTCGCCCCACACGGTGAAGGTGGCGGGCTACGGCGCGCGCCGGCCCCCGTTCGTGAACGGCTACGGCCCCAGCCAGCGCCACGTGGTGGACATGGGCAACGTGGACGACGAGGGCGGCTTCGTGGTCCCCACCGGCCAGTCGGGGATCCCCACCTCGCGCCACTACCGCGACCAGACGCCGCTGTGGCGCACCGGCCGCCTCTGGCGCATCCCGCTCGACCGCGACAAGGCCGAGGCGCGCGTCGTCAGCCGGATGACGCTGCGGCCGGAGTGAGGCGAGTGCGAAGTGCGGAGGCCGGCGAGTCGATCATGCGGAATCAGGGAAACCATCGGGATCTGCTGTCATTCTGAGGCCCGGTCACACGGGACCGGCATCCGCACGAATGACCGCAGGGCCGAAGAATCTTCTCACCTCGCCAGGTGGGTTTTGCGCGGTAGCGGCACGGATGCCCGCTCGCCTCATGCCGCGGCAGCCAGGCAGGCCCTTCTCCCGGGAGACGTTCCCATGGTGACCTGCGTGAAGTGCGGAACGCCGATGGACTTCGGCTTCCTGCTGGACCGGGGCGAGTCCAACACCCGCCTGACCCTGGAGTGGGTGGAGGGGCAGCCGGAGAAGAGCTTCTGGGCGGGGCTCAAGCTCAAGGGCCGCCGCCGCATCCCCGTGGCGGCCGTGCGCTGCCAGCGCTGCGGCTACGTGGAGCTGTACGCCAACCTCCCCTGAGCGGCGCGGTCCTCGCCGACGCGTGAGCAGAGAGCCCCGCCGGAGACCCCGGCAGGGCTCTCTGCTCGTGCGGACCGCGGCGCGCCGCTCCCCTCGCCGGACCGGCCACGGGTCAGGGATGGAGGGCGGCCGGATCCACGTCCACCGGCTCCAGCACGTCGGCGGGGATGCCGCGCTCGGCGAAATCCGCGAGCAGCGCGGCCCGGTCGGCCCCGGCGAAGGAGAGGAGCCACGCATCGCCGGAGTCGCCGGCGCGCAGGACGATCCGGCCGTCGGCGTCCAGGAGGGTGAGCGTCTCGACGTAGGTGAGCGGCGGCTCCCGCCCCTCCTCCGCGCGCACCAGGCGCCGCAGCTCCGCCGCGCTGCCCTCGTCCAGCCGCTCCTCGTGCACCACGTATCCCGCCCGCGTCGGCTGCGCGCGGGCCTCGGCGGGGAGGCCGGGGAGCAGACGCCGCAGGCGCTCCGGCCCGATCGCCCGCTCCAGGCCGGACGGAAGGAGCTCCATCCGGAACGAGCGGCTCCGCCCCAGGGCGCGGGCCAGGGCCGCCTCGGCCGCCAGGACGAACGGCTCCGGCGAGGCGGCGAACGCCGGATGCAGCCGGTCGAGGTACTCCATCACGCGAACACCAGCACCAGGCCGAACGCGGCGATGATCGCCTCCACGATCAGGTAGATCAGCAGGGTGATCAGGACCGCGAGCAGGACGATCTTCAGCGCCTCGAAGACCTTCTCCATCAGGTCCTTGAGCCACTCCTTGATCTTCTCCAGGTTCTCCTCGAGCTCCTGCTTGCTCGCGAAGCAGAGCATCTCGCAGATCTTCGAGACGCTCTCGTAGAAGAAGATGCAGAACTGGCCCTTCGCGTTCGTGACGAAGCCGATGTGGATGTTGAAGACCTGCCCGACCTTCTTCTTGATCAGCTTCACGCCCATGTGGGGGACGATGGCCTTCACGCACCCGCCCACGAAGTCGCCGTCGTCGATGTCGATGATCAGGAGGTGGTCCTGGGGAAGGTCCACCATGACCTTCGCGATCACCTTCCGGGCGAGCCCGGCCGGCGCGGTGCCCAGCGCGGCGAGCGGGCCCTCGCGCCCGGCGCCCCCGCCGTCGAGGAGCCCGGCGAACGGCTCCGCTCCGCCCTCGCGCCCGGCGCCCTCGCCGGCGAAGAGCCCGGCGAACGACTCCGCTTCGCCCTCGGGATCCTCCGCGCGCCGGCCGGGGCCGGGCTGCTGCTGGAGCGCGTGGGCGGCCTCGTGGGCCAGCAGCCGGTCGCGCGGCGTGCGGGCGGTGGCGGGGTCGCCCAGCACCACGTGGCTCCCCAGCGTGAACGCCTCGCTTCCCAGCTCCTCCGCCGCCTGGTGGCTCGGGCGGTCGTCGTGCACGCGCACGGCGTCGGCGGAGCGGCCCGA
Above is a genomic segment from Longimicrobium sp. containing:
- a CDS encoding penicillin acylase family protein: MLKKLAYVLLGLVVLLVVALVAGRWYIGRAEPDPARGAALRGLGAEVQVWRDSLGVPHVWARDEADLFRAMGYVHAQDRLWQMELFRRVADGRMAEVMGPQLVETDKFLRTIGMGRAAGENEKALTAEQRALLQAYADGVNAWIESHPGPLPPEFLALGFRPEPWTVRNSMSIAKIMAWDLADWNLGLDVQRAVDAVGPGLARDVYPRYPDWGVTILGADAEWEGRGGARGAPAMPPLEVQPDTTAAGRIAGAPLPRIPALAARLLEGASISRASNSWVIGGGRTKSGKPILANDMHLALRAPSIWYLGAIHGGGIDMAGMMLPGVPVVVAGHGRRLAWGYTNAMVDDVDFFVEQVDSANPRRYRTPEGWADFVVRPDTIRVKGGDPVVHPVRWTRHGPVLTDVDDRAGARVMAMAWTAHTPSSEVVALLAMNRAQGAEEFLRAIRGFDNPHQNIVYADADGNFGYWMAGRVPVRRSGDGILPARGWTGEGDWTGWLSFDQHPHVRNPADGFVVTANNRQVGPDYPYRITSNWAEPYRAMRIRELVSAGRGLTAADVARQQMDVRDAFALRYRAHAVRAARMAGDSATARMLLAWNGEARADSREAAVFYAWFEALRTKVGDDEWRGKDVYFPRTALEAVLDRGGGAWVDDVATPKVETLDELSAAALREAVQAVGGKTWGELHPTRIEHPLGVVRVFDRALRLNIGPFPNGGSPHTVKVAGYGARRPPFVNGYGPSQRHVVDMGNVDDEGGFVVPTGQSGIPTSRHYRDQTPLWRTGRLWRIPLDRDKAEARVVSRMTLRPE
- a CDS encoding DUF4157 domain-containing protein produces the protein MKTFSPRRPPADSAPAAPVRRTEADPPAPAAAPRAGRAASALALSPPSTARPSGYPRQIPLPSVHPAPEGDSSPELHRLVARLGPGAPLPPLARLAFAQASGRSADAVRVHDDRPSHQAAEELGSEAFTLGSHVVLGDPATARTPRDRLLAHEAAHALQQQPGPGRRAEDPEGEAESFAGLFAGEGAGREGGAEPFAGLLDGGGAGREGPLAALGTAPAGLARKVIAKVMVDLPQDHLLIIDIDDGDFVGGCVKAIVPHMGVKLIKKKVGQVFNIHIGFVTNAKGQFCIFFYESVSKICEMLCFASKQELEENLEKIKEWLKDLMEKVFEALKIVLLAVLITLLIYLIVEAIIAAFGLVLVFA